In the Nitrosarchaeum sp. genome, one interval contains:
- a CDS encoding cytochrome c biogenesis CcdA family protein — translation MVEVTLAVAALAGLASFVAPCILPMIPAFLAYISGTTLSDLNQNKGNKTVTINRTNIILNSVFFVLGFSVVFSTLGVIINSILASTVGEVIGVLNQIGGIIIVSFGIFLTLSTKISKLNVEKKFLPKRTKASFPLSFVFGLAFAVGWTPCVGPILGAILTLAATTPSVAFNLLLVYSLGLGIPFILMGVFYSRASKIIKIMSRHLKFYNIILGSFIILLGVLVFTNQLAYIANFPLLNELLLWS, via the coding sequence ATGGTAGAAGTTACACTTGCAGTGGCAGCATTAGCAGGGTTAGCCTCATTTGTTGCTCCATGTATACTGCCAATGATTCCAGCATTTCTAGCATACATTTCAGGAACTACACTAAGCGATCTTAATCAAAATAAAGGAAACAAAACAGTTACAATTAACAGAACAAATATCATATTGAATTCAGTATTTTTTGTTCTTGGATTTTCAGTTGTATTTTCTACATTAGGGGTAATAATTAACAGCATATTAGCAAGTACGGTTGGCGAAGTAATTGGAGTATTAAATCAGATAGGCGGAATCATTATTGTAAGTTTTGGAATTTTTCTGACATTATCTACAAAAATCAGTAAACTAAATGTTGAAAAAAAATTCTTACCTAAACGAACCAAAGCAAGTTTTCCACTATCATTTGTGTTTGGATTAGCATTTGCTGTAGGTTGGACTCCATGTGTAGGACCTATTTTGGGAGCCATTCTAACTCTTGCAGCAACAACTCCCTCAGTTGCTTTTAATTTACTACTAGTATACTCTCTAGGTTTAGGCATACCATTCATCCTAATGGGTGTGTTTTATTCAAGAGCAAGCAAAATAATAAAAATTATGAGCAGACATTTAAAATTCTACAACATAATTTTAGGTTCATTCATTATACTTTTGGGAGTCTTAGTATTTACAAATCAATTGGCATACATTGCTAATTTTCCATTACTCAATGAATTATTACTTTGGAGTTAA
- a CDS encoding redoxin family protein — protein sequence MKTEIRTAIIFGMIIIGIVGAISVLLSSINSDVQTTESLLEPNAVNNIDKSKFKKAPQIVGIANYFNTTPEELTNEMKGKVVLYDIWTYSCINCVRTLPYIVAWNEKYSDEGLLIIGIHSPEFEFEKIPENVEAAISKHGIKYPVVMDNDMETWKAFENRYWPRKYIVDDEGYIRYDHIGEGDYKETEKVIQSLLKERAMNLGLQINSTEKLVDIKEFEHSNFRTPELYFGYDFAQGRNQLGSNEGFNPEKIVTYSEPNNIELHKFYPVGEWKNLEDSMELVSNSGSIKLNYNAKEVNIVTANTAKLEILLDGLPISKDYAGTDVNKEGKMTVSGAGLYNIVNSNEPSSHILEIRISEPGFQMYTFTFG from the coding sequence ATGAAAACAGAAATTAGAACTGCAATTATTTTTGGAATGATCATAATAGGTATTGTAGGAGCAATTAGTGTATTACTATCTTCAATAAATTCAGACGTACAGACAACTGAAAGTTTGCTTGAACCAAACGCTGTAAATAACATAGACAAATCAAAGTTTAAAAAAGCACCACAAATTGTCGGAATTGCAAATTATTTTAACACAACGCCAGAAGAATTGACAAATGAAATGAAAGGAAAAGTTGTGCTGTATGACATATGGACATATAGTTGCATTAACTGTGTAAGAACTCTCCCATACATTGTTGCATGGAATGAAAAATATTCAGATGAAGGATTATTAATAATTGGAATTCATTCTCCTGAATTCGAATTTGAAAAAATTCCTGAAAATGTAGAAGCTGCAATAAGCAAACATGGGATAAAGTATCCAGTTGTAATGGATAACGATATGGAAACATGGAAAGCATTTGAAAATAGATATTGGCCTAGAAAATACATTGTAGATGATGAAGGATACATAAGATATGATCATATTGGAGAGGGAGATTACAAGGAGACAGAAAAAGTAATTCAATCACTACTAAAAGAAAGGGCAATGAATTTAGGATTACAAATTAATTCTACAGAAAAACTAGTGGACATTAAAGAGTTTGAGCATTCAAATTTTAGAACACCAGAGTTGTATTTTGGGTATGATTTTGCTCAAGGTAGAAATCAGCTTGGAAGTAACGAAGGATTCAATCCAGAAAAGATAGTGACATACTCTGAACCAAATAATATCGAATTACACAAGTTTTATCCAGTAGGAGAATGGAAAAACCTAGAAGACAGCATGGAGTTAGTTTCAAACAGTGGTTCAATCAAACTGAATTATAATGCAAAAGAAGTAAACATCGTTACAGCTAACACGGCAAAATTAGAGATACTACTTGATGGATTGCCTATCTCAAAAGATTACGCAGGTACGGATGTAAACAAAGAGGGCAAAATGACAGTTTCAGGAGCAGGGCTATACAACATTGTAAACAGTAACGAGCCTTCATCACACATACTAGAAATCAGAATAAGCGAGCCAGGATTTCAGATGTATACATTTACGTTTGGATAG
- a CDS encoding Snf7 family protein: MISNSWNKTEGESISQRVMGKVRPDIPLKSRIEEAQRKLQFQISKLEGINEKLQKKHDGIFEKVVNAQKTHNNAYAQAYANELVQVRKMKNMVSGAKLSMEQIQLRLNTVSELGDVVVTLSPCMSIIKGLSPSLSGIMPEATSSMQDLSQILGDVMSGSSMEGNDLMNLGNTNNNADTLAILEEAHSIIAGQTKSSIPDIPDMLKQGTSQRRTSDVLI; encoded by the coding sequence TTGATAAGTAACTCATGGAATAAAACCGAAGGGGAAAGCATTTCTCAACGAGTAATGGGAAAGGTAAGACCAGACATCCCATTAAAATCTAGAATTGAAGAAGCACAAAGAAAATTACAGTTTCAAATAAGTAAATTAGAAGGTATTAATGAAAAACTACAAAAAAAGCATGACGGAATTTTTGAAAAAGTAGTCAATGCTCAAAAAACACACAACAATGCATATGCACAAGCATATGCAAACGAGCTTGTCCAAGTTAGAAAAATGAAAAACATGGTAAGCGGAGCAAAATTATCAATGGAGCAAATTCAGTTAAGACTTAACACAGTATCCGAACTTGGAGATGTTGTAGTTACACTTAGCCCATGTATGTCAATAATCAAAGGATTGAGTCCTTCACTAAGCGGCATCATGCCAGAAGCAACATCATCTATGCAAGACTTGTCACAAATATTGGGAGATGTAATGAGTGGATCATCCATGGAAGGAAATGATTTGATGAATCTTGGAAATACAAATAACAATGCAGACACATTAGCAATTCTTGAAGAAGCACATTCGATAATTGCAGGACAAACCAAGTCATCAATACCAGATATTCCAGATATGCTAAAGCAAGGCACGTCTCAAAGAAGAACCTCAGATGTTTTAATCTAA
- a CDS encoding DUF371 domain-containing protein, with the protein MRFEIQFSGHENIRSNHPKTIEITKESHLTPSGDCIIGVNASASCADLPDSIKKKLQNPNSKVNFSIKVGLHEFIVEGSGHEDLILTHHEDIVIRKSNFVCPRTLAVKCDKASDLMPREMITLLQNPNTRGTFTIMID; encoded by the coding sequence ATGCGATTTGAGATTCAATTTTCTGGTCATGAAAATATACGATCAAATCATCCGAAAACAATTGAAATTACAAAAGAGTCACATCTCACTCCAAGCGGTGATTGCATCATTGGTGTCAATGCTTCTGCTAGTTGTGCCGATTTGCCTGATTCAATTAAAAAAAAATTACAAAATCCAAATTCAAAAGTTAATTTTTCAATTAAAGTAGGCTTACATGAATTTATTGTCGAAGGAAGTGGCCATGAGGATCTAATTCTTACTCATCATGAAGATATTGTTATTCGAAAAAGTAATTTTGTCTGTCCAAGAACATTAGCTGTAAAGTGTGACAAGGCATCTGATCTTATGCCCAGAGAAATGATCACTTTATTGCAAAATCCTAACACTAGGGGCACATTTACAATAATGATCGACTAA